A stretch of the Planktothricoides raciborskii GIHE-MW2 genome encodes the following:
- a CDS encoding GUN4 domain-containing protein: MSVIKRKLFKWFLFLREKLTATWNPEKKYFLNDDYPLIKNDVPLNSNFNIDYTVLRDLLASGKWRAANDETNRIVGRIAWLNRRREGGSGRYFGNPNMTHLDRIDTFYFPRSDLHTIDRLWVKFSRGRFGFSVQKRIWLSMGGEIKQAIKSYSLQQYYLGVNFEKKLQQYEVIYDRITFDIKACPGHLPALAELFLGNDNQSNPHIYTEKILSHFQLQYFFHQL, from the coding sequence TTGAGTGTAATTAAAAGAAAGCTTTTTAAGTGGTTCCTGTTTTTGCGAGAAAAACTAACGGCTACTTGGAATCCAGAAAAAAAATACTTCCTTAACGATGATTATCCACTAATTAAGAACGACGTTCCATTGAATAGCAATTTTAATATAGACTATACAGTTTTACGGGATTTGCTTGCAAGTGGAAAGTGGAGAGCAGCTAATGATGAAACTAACAGAATTGTGGGTAGAATAGCCTGGTTGAATCGGAGAAGAGAAGGAGGATCGGGACGTTACTTTGGAAATCCTAACATGACACATCTAGACAGAATCGATACCTTTTACTTTCCTAGGTCTGATCTTCATACTATTGATCGATTATGGGTCAAGTTCAGTAGAGGACGCTTTGGCTTCAGCGTACAAAAGAGAATTTGGCTAAGTATGGGGGGTGAAATAAAACAAGCTATTAAAAGTTATAGCCTTCAGCAATATTATTTAGGTGTGAATTTTGAAAAGAAATTACAACAATATGAAGTAATATACGATCGAATAACTTTCGATATTAAGGCTTGTCCGGGACATCTCCCTGCTTTGGCAGAGCTTTTCTTGGGCAATGACAATCAAAGCAATCCGCATATCTACACTGAAAAAATATTGAGTCATTTCCAACTACAATATTTTTTTCATCAACTTTAG